GAGTTCGTCGGCGGTGCCGACGATGGTGTAGGCGATCAGATGCGGCAGGTGGCTGGTGATCGCCAGCACCAGATCGTGATGGTCCGGCGTCATGATCTCGACCTTGGCGCCGAGCGCGGTCCAGAACGCGCGCAGCCGCTCGATCGCGCCGGGATCGACGCCTGCCGGCGGGGTCAGGATGCACCAGCGGTTGATGAACAGTTCGGCGAAACCGGAATCGGGGCCGGAGTGCTCGGTGCCGGCAACCGGATGCGCCGGCACGAAATGCACGCCTTCGGGCAGGTACGGCGCCATGTCGCGCACGATCGCGCCCTTGACCGAGCCGACGTCGGAGACGATGGCGCCGGGCTTGAGATGAGCGGCGATTTCCTGCGCGACCGGTCCGCAGGCGCCGACCGGGATGCAGAGGATCACGAGATCGGCGTCTTTGACGGCTTCGACGTTGGTTTCGACCACGCGGTCGACGATGCCGAGCTCGGCGACCCGCGCCCGGGTCCTGGCCGAGCGCGCGGTGGTGACGATTTCTCCCGCCAGCCCCTGTTCGCGCGCGGCGCGTGCGATCGAGCCGCCGATCAGTCCGAAGCCGATCAGCGCGATCTTGTTGAAGTGCGGCGCGGCGCTCACTTGCGCGCCACGAAGTCGCGCAAGCCGTCGACCACCAGCCGATTGGCTTCTTCGGTGCCGATGGTCAGGCGCAGCGCGTGCGGCAGGCCGTAATTGTTCAGGCCCCGCAGCACCAGTCCGCGCCTGGTGAGGAACGCGTCGGCTTCCGCCGCGGTCTGACCTTTCTCCGGCGGGAAGTGGATGAGAATGAAGTTCGCCACGCTCGGCGTCACCTTGAGGCCGAGTTTTGTCACTTCTTCGGTGAGCCAGGTGCGCCACTTCTCGGTATGTGTCTTCGACATCTGGATATGCGCGCTGTCCTCGATCGCCGCCACCGCCGCCCGCATCGCCGGGGTCGAGACGTTGAAGGGGCCGCGGATGCGATTGACCGCATCGACGATATTGGCCGGC
The genomic region above belongs to Bradyrhizobium sediminis and contains:
- a CDS encoding prephenate/arogenate dehydrogenase family protein — its product is MSAAPHFNKIALIGFGLIGGSIARAAREQGLAGEIVTTARSARTRARVAELGIVDRVVETNVEAVKDADLVILCIPVGACGPVAQEIAAHLKPGAIVSDVGSVKGAIVRDMAPYLPEGVHFVPAHPVAGTEHSGPDSGFAELFINRWCILTPPAGVDPGAIERLRAFWTALGAKVEIMTPDHHDLVLAITSHLPHLIAYTIVGTADELAQVTSSEVIKFSAGGFRDFTRIAASDPTMWRDVFLANKDAVLEMLGTFNEDLSKLTRAIRRNDGEALFEHFTRTRAIRRGIVEIGQDSAAPDFGRPHAHLGKKA